Proteins from a single region of Rhodospirillales bacterium:
- a CDS encoding J domain-containing protein yields MMRDPYEVLGVDKGADAKTIKLAYRKLARALHPDLRPGDKEAEDQFKEVTSAYDFLTDAQKKAAYDKGEIDASGAPRAERRFYRDYAETGPNSRYADPGEFFHDFEGADIFADLFRGARRDARKVRGADVRQHIEVDFLDAVNGAQREILLPDSRRLKVTIPAGTTDGKTLRLKGQGGPSTMGGPSGDLHLTLKVRPHPVFIRKDNDILADLPVTLSEAILGGKIEVPTVDGPVSMTIPKGSNSGTRMRVRGKGAPAPGGGPRGDHYVTLTVMLPDPPDADLIRLIEQWSATHPYRVR; encoded by the coding sequence ATAATGCGCGATCCTTACGAAGTTCTTGGCGTCGATAAAGGCGCCGATGCCAAGACGATCAAGTTGGCTTACCGCAAGCTGGCGCGAGCGTTGCACCCCGATCTGCGACCCGGCGATAAGGAAGCGGAAGATCAGTTCAAGGAGGTCACGTCCGCCTATGATTTCCTGACCGACGCGCAGAAGAAGGCGGCGTATGACAAGGGTGAAATCGATGCGTCGGGCGCTCCGCGCGCCGAGCGCCGCTTCTACCGTGATTACGCCGAGACCGGTCCGAACAGTCGCTACGCCGATCCCGGCGAGTTTTTTCACGACTTCGAGGGGGCGGATATTTTCGCCGACCTGTTCCGGGGCGCCCGGCGCGACGCGCGCAAGGTGCGCGGCGCGGACGTGCGTCAGCACATCGAGGTTGATTTTCTCGACGCCGTCAACGGGGCTCAGCGCGAGATTCTCCTGCCCGACAGCCGGCGCCTGAAGGTTACCATTCCGGCGGGGACGACCGACGGCAAGACGCTGCGGCTTAAGGGGCAGGGCGGCCCGAGCACGATGGGTGGTCCATCCGGCGACCTGCATCTGACGCTCAAGGTCCGTCCGCATCCAGTGTTCATCCGCAAGGACAACGATATCCTCGCCGATCTGCCGGTCACGCTCAGCGAAGCGATCCTTGGCGGCAAGATCGAGGTGCCGACGGTCGACGGGCCGGTCAGCATGACCATACCGAAGGGTTCGAACTCGGGGACCCGCATGCGCGTCCGCGGCAAGGGGGCTCCCGCGCCCGGCGGCGGTCCGCGCGGCGACCATTACGTCACATTGACCGTCATGCTCCCCGATCCGCCGGATGCGGACCTGATCCGGCTGATCGAACAATGGAGTGCTACCCATCCCTACCGGGTGCGGTGA
- a CDS encoding HAMP domain-containing protein, giving the protein MSMHVRFKDVPVKLKILMVPAGMIAAMVGLGAYAFVLLTTNAFGIDRLARDTIEPSIVASDFSSAINHKESQLYRVISIAANEDDEAKLDEMTKETISDFKAFAGAFAAMKTAVITAGITSQEAEALETGFTAYIKSAISVIDMANGDAATALTMMTGTQRKFDAFSETFDRALSELKKGRADGVSALKSSMNQARLTFLAVIAAVAALAIVVAIYISRVLTAPMIGLAMAVPRIAAKEYDSQIPALDQGDEIGQVARAIDVLRMQSREADRLSAEQQREQDARAQRAQTVERLASQFEAGVTAAMAGISASTEEIRKRAGSVAGVADCAGNRANAVAAAAGEASSSVGSVAVAAEELSATIAEIGQQVSGSARVTQLAAEKADRTNEIVASLSTTAERIGEVVGLISNIAAQTNLLALNATIEAARAGEAGKGFAVVASEVKSLAQATADATQEISNHIAATQAAATSAVEAIRDIAQTITEVNHSASAIAAAVEQQTATTHEITRSVQYAAERTRDVSANIVEVGGAAGEAGQAATAVLSAASGLGTQSDSLRRIVGDFLSGVRAA; this is encoded by the coding sequence ATGTCGATGCACGTCCGTTTCAAGGATGTTCCAGTCAAACTGAAAATCCTGATGGTGCCGGCGGGGATGATCGCTGCCATGGTCGGGCTCGGTGCCTACGCTTTTGTTCTACTGACAACAAACGCCTTCGGCATCGATCGCTTGGCGCGAGATACAATTGAGCCTTCAATCGTCGCCAGCGATTTCTCGTCTGCAATCAATCACAAGGAAAGTCAACTTTACCGCGTTATCTCGATCGCGGCGAACGAGGACGACGAAGCCAAGCTCGACGAGATGACAAAAGAGACGATCAGCGACTTCAAGGCATTCGCCGGCGCGTTCGCAGCGATGAAAACAGCGGTTATCACCGCTGGGATCACGTCACAAGAGGCCGAAGCGTTGGAGACGGGCTTCACCGCGTATATCAAGTCGGCCATTAGTGTCATCGATATGGCCAACGGCGATGCGGCAACCGCCCTGACCATGATGACCGGCACGCAACGAAAGTTCGACGCCTTCTCGGAGACTTTCGATCGGGCTCTGAGTGAACTGAAAAAGGGCCGTGCCGACGGCGTTTCCGCGCTCAAATCGTCGATGAACCAGGCGCGGCTGACGTTTCTGGCCGTAATCGCCGCGGTTGCCGCCTTGGCCATCGTCGTGGCGATCTACATCAGCCGGGTTCTCACCGCGCCAATGATCGGTCTGGCGATGGCGGTACCGCGCATTGCCGCGAAGGAATACGACTCACAGATTCCGGCGCTCGATCAGGGTGACGAGATCGGTCAGGTTGCCCGGGCGATCGACGTGCTCCGCATGCAAAGCCGTGAGGCCGACCGTCTGTCCGCAGAGCAGCAACGAGAGCAGGACGCCCGGGCTCAGCGCGCGCAGACGGTCGAACGGCTGGCGAGCCAGTTTGAGGCGGGCGTTACGGCAGCCATGGCCGGCATTTCCGCCTCGACAGAGGAGATCCGGAAGCGAGCCGGATCTGTCGCCGGCGTCGCCGACTGTGCCGGAAATCGGGCCAACGCGGTTGCCGCTGCCGCCGGAGAAGCATCGTCCAGCGTAGGATCCGTCGCCGTCGCGGCGGAAGAGCTATCGGCAACCATCGCCGAGATTGGCCAGCAGGTGAGCGGATCGGCCAGGGTCACGCAGCTCGCCGCCGAGAAGGCTGACCGGACCAACGAGATCGTCGCATCGCTGTCGACCACCGCCGAGCGCATCGGCGAGGTCGTCGGCCTGATCAGCAACATCGCAGCGCAAACCAACCTCCTCGCACTGAACGCGACGATCGAGGCCGCGCGCGCCGGTGAGGCCGGCAAGGGCTTCGCTGTCGTCGCAAGCGAGGTCAAGTCCCTTGCTCAAGCGACGGCGGACGCCACCCAGGAAATTTCGAACCATATTGCCGCCACCCAGGCGGCTGCCACATCGGCGGTCGAAGCGATCCGCGATATCGCCCAGACGATCACCGAGGTGAACCATTCCGCATCGGCGATCGCGGCGGCGGTGGAGCAGCAAACGGCGACGACGCATGAAATTACCCGCAGCGTCCAGTACGCCGCCGAGCGCACGCGCGATGTCTCGGCCAATATCGTCGAAGTCGGCGGTGCCGCCGGCGAGGCGGGCCAAGCGGCAACGGCCGTGCTGTCCGCCGCGTCCGGCCTCGGAACGCAGTCGGATTCGCTGCGCCGAATTGTTGGAGACTTCCTCAGCGGGGTCCGTGCCGCCTGA
- a CDS encoding cache domain-containing protein, with the protein MHAKSFLSGALCALFLAAPAFAEDRATAAEAEAMVKQAAAAIKTDGAEKVYSEIDDREGGFVDRDLYIVVYSLDGKCLAHGANKKLIGKDLIDIQDVDGKYYIKERMELAKTKQSFWQDYKFTNPTTKKIEPKQMYCEKLDNSVVCGGIYKS; encoded by the coding sequence ATGCATGCCAAATCATTCCTGTCGGGAGCCTTGTGTGCGCTTTTCCTCGCCGCCCCCGCCTTCGCCGAGGATCGGGCGACCGCCGCAGAGGCGGAGGCGATGGTGAAGCAAGCAGCGGCTGCCATCAAAACCGATGGAGCGGAAAAAGTCTATTCCGAGATTGACGACCGTGAAGGCGGTTTCGTCGACCGCGATCTCTATATCGTCGTCTATTCTCTCGATGGAAAATGCCTCGCTCACGGCGCTAACAAGAAGCTGATCGGCAAGGACCTCATCGATATTCAGGATGTTGACGGAAAATACTACATTAAAGAGCGCATGGAACTTGCAAAGACTAAGCAATCGTTTTGGCAAGACTATAAATTCACAAATCCAACAACAAAAAAAATTGAGCCAAAGCAGATGTATTGTGAAAAACTGGACAATTCTGTCGTCTGCGGTGGAATATATAAATCTTAA
- a CDS encoding flagellar assembly protein FliX, with translation MRPPIVDRARPLAAAQRKPGSRSASAAGFSALLESAAPEAAEEPAGVAPPTPLAALLGVQEIAIDEGQSRRQATTRYGAAILERLEQLRGDILGGGVAPSRLADLARTMRSERRRAHDPHLDGIIDEIELRAEVEIAKLTRSP, from the coding sequence ATGCGACCGCCGATCGTCGACCGTGCCCGTCCTCTTGCCGCCGCGCAGCGCAAGCCAGGAAGCCGTTCCGCGTCAGCCGCCGGCTTCTCGGCCTTGCTGGAAAGCGCCGCGCCGGAAGCGGCCGAGGAGCCTGCGGGCGTTGCTCCGCCCACGCCGCTTGCCGCGCTTCTCGGTGTCCAGGAAATTGCGATCGACGAAGGACAAAGTCGCCGGCAAGCGACCACGCGCTACGGTGCGGCCATTCTTGAACGGCTCGAGCAGTTGCGTGGCGATATTCTCGGCGGCGGCGTCGCGCCATCGCGCCTTGCCGATCTCGCGCGCACGATGCGCTCCGAACGCAGGCGCGCGCACGACCCGCATCTCGACGGTATCATCGATGAGATCGAATTACGGGCCGAGGTTGAAATCGCCAAGTTGACCCGATCGCCGTGA
- the dksA gene encoding RNA polymerase-binding protein DksA yields the protein MTVKLPDDYRPSDNEPFMSPVMLEYFRRKLLRWRAELVEEATETLQSLQDGGFTEADIADRASSETNRALELRTRDRARKLIAKIDEALARIDAGTYGYCEETHEPIGISRLEARPIATLSVEAQERHERMERTHREE from the coding sequence ATGACCGTGAAACTTCCTGACGACTACCGGCCGTCCGACAACGAGCCGTTCATGAGTCCGGTCATGCTGGAATACTTCCGGCGCAAGCTTTTGCGTTGGCGGGCAGAGCTTGTCGAGGAAGCGACCGAGACTCTTCAGTCGCTCCAGGACGGCGGGTTTACCGAAGCCGACATTGCCGACCGCGCCTCGTCCGAAACGAATCGGGCGCTCGAATTGCGCACCCGGGATCGGGCGCGCAAGCTGATCGCCAAGATCGATGAGGCGCTAGCGCGCATCGATGCCGGCACCTACGGCTATTGCGAGGAGACGCACGAGCCGATCGGGATCTCGCGGTTGGAGGCCCGGCCGATCGCGACGCTCAGCGTCGAGGCGCAGGAGCGACACGAGCGGATGGAGCGAACGCACCGCGAGGAGTAG
- a CDS encoding glutathione S-transferase N-terminal domain-containing protein encodes MIDLYYWPTPNGHKITMFLEEAGLDYRITPVDISAGDQFKPEFLAISPNNRMPAIVDQAPADGGEPIAVFESGAILLYLAEKTQGFLPKDVRGRKTVCEWLFWQVGGLGPMAGQNHHFVQYAPEKIAYAMTRYINETNRLYGVLDRRLAGRAFLAGDDYTIADMACYPWIVPWKRQEQNLDDFANLRRWFDTVRSRPATVRAYEKGEPWTSRPTVTEEGKKILFGQRAAASTV; translated from the coding sequence ATGATTGACCTTTACTATTGGCCGACGCCAAACGGCCATAAGATCACGATGTTTCTCGAGGAGGCGGGGCTGGACTACCGGATAACGCCGGTCGATATCAGCGCCGGCGATCAATTCAAGCCGGAGTTTCTCGCCATCAGCCCCAACAATCGCATGCCGGCGATTGTCGATCAGGCTCCCGCTGATGGCGGCGAGCCGATCGCCGTCTTCGAATCCGGCGCCATACTTCTTTACCTCGCCGAGAAGACGCAAGGGTTCCTGCCGAAGGACGTGCGCGGCCGCAAGACCGTCTGCGAATGGCTCTTCTGGCAGGTCGGCGGACTCGGTCCGATGGCGGGGCAGAATCACCACTTCGTGCAGTACGCGCCCGAGAAGATCGCCTACGCCATGACCCGCTACATCAACGAGACCAACCGGCTCTACGGGGTGCTCGACCGCCGGCTGGCCGGCCGTGCCTTCCTTGCCGGCGACGACTACACCATCGCCGACATGGCCTGCTATCCGTGGATCGTGCCGTGGAAGCGTCAGGAGCAGAATCTCGACGATTTTGCCAATCTGCGCCGCTGGTTCGATACTGTTCGCTCGCGCCCGGCGACGGTGCGAGCATACGAAAAAGGCGAGCCGTGGACGAGCCGTCCGACGGTCACCGAAGAAGGAAAGAAAATTCTTTTTGGACAACGGGCAGCCGCTTCTACCGTCTGA
- a CDS encoding flagellar basal body L-ring protein FlgH, with translation MKLNTHQALIVAAMTAVVLGGTSGCSMFTRLSEVGEYPGMSQISNPQAQPGYRPVNLPMPAAQPYTDNPNSLWRPGARAFFKDIRAKEVGDTVTVRLNLSDSAKMQNVTKRKRDDNEAMGVDSILGYETKLGKFLPNAVDNANLFKFATKSNTDGDGNIGRSEKIELTFAAMVVQVLPNGSLVISGHQEMRVNYEMRELMLTGVVRPQDIDSDNSVSHERIAEMRVAYGGRGTMSDLQQPRWGTQIMDILLPF, from the coding sequence ATGAAGCTCAACACCCATCAAGCGCTGATCGTTGCCGCCATGACCGCCGTGGTCCTCGGCGGAACGAGCGGCTGCAGCATGTTCACCCGGCTTTCGGAGGTGGGGGAATATCCGGGAATGTCACAGATCAGCAACCCCCAGGCGCAACCAGGCTACCGGCCGGTGAATCTGCCGATGCCCGCAGCGCAACCGTATACCGATAATCCGAATTCGCTGTGGCGCCCAGGTGCCCGCGCCTTCTTCAAGGACATCCGCGCCAAGGAGGTGGGTGACACCGTCACGGTCCGCCTCAATCTCTCTGACAGCGCCAAGATGCAGAACGTGACCAAACGCAAACGTGACGACAACGAGGCGATGGGGGTGGATTCGATCCTCGGCTACGAGACCAAGCTCGGAAAGTTTCTGCCCAACGCCGTCGACAACGCCAACCTCTTCAAGTTCGCCACTAAGAGCAACACAGACGGCGACGGCAACATCGGCCGCAGTGAAAAGATCGAGTTGACCTTCGCGGCGATGGTCGTGCAGGTGCTGCCCAATGGCTCGCTGGTAATCAGTGGCCACCAGGAAATGCGCGTCAACTACGAGATGCGCGAGCTGATGCTCACCGGCGTCGTTCGCCCGCAGGACATCGATTCCGACAACTCGGTCTCGCACGAGCGGATCGCCGAAATGCGCGTCGCCTACGGCGGCCGCGGGACGATGAGCGACCTGCAGCAGCCGCGCTGGGGCACGCAAATCATGGACATCCTCCTTCCGTTCTAG
- the flgA gene encoding flagellar basal body P-ring formation protein FlgA — MHHIIFAAFMSVLIPATPALAMSSATSSATPSANIGTAPAPSITLDDAEIERIILDALSDRHVDTRSASLEFSGQSARLTLPADAVVSVERLTFTQSNGRFAAVISARTPDGRAQRMTAIGRMHANIDIPVLNRRVDAGEVIRQGDVQWVAMQEHAIPANAVYEPRELVGFAPRRSLRAGTPVTSADLVRPVVVAKGSVVMLVLRTPTMLLTARGRALENGAIGETIRVSNDQSRTVVSGVVLADGQVAVDGTPPALR, encoded by the coding sequence ATGCACCACATCATCTTCGCGGCATTCATGTCCGTGCTCATTCCGGCGACGCCGGCCCTCGCGATGTCATCGGCAACGTCGTCGGCGACACCATCGGCCAACATCGGCACTGCCCCCGCGCCGTCGATCACGTTGGACGACGCCGAGATCGAGCGGATCATTCTCGATGCCCTGTCCGATCGGCATGTCGATACCCGTTCGGCGAGCCTGGAGTTCTCCGGCCAGTCGGCGCGCCTCACCCTGCCCGCCGATGCCGTCGTTTCCGTCGAGCGTCTGACCTTCACACAGTCGAACGGCCGCTTCGCCGCAGTCATTTCGGCACGCACGCCGGACGGACGCGCGCAACGCATGACCGCCATCGGCCGGATGCACGCCAACATCGACATCCCCGTTCTCAACCGGCGTGTCGATGCCGGCGAGGTAATCCGGCAAGGCGACGTGCAATGGGTCGCCATGCAAGAGCACGCGATTCCGGCGAACGCCGTTTACGAACCCCGAGAGCTGGTCGGTTTCGCACCGCGTCGCAGCCTGCGTGCCGGTACGCCGGTGACCAGCGCCGACCTGGTCCGCCCGGTCGTCGTCGCCAAGGGCTCCGTGGTCATGCTGGTGCTGCGAACCCCCACCATGTTGCTCACCGCCCGTGGCCGGGCGCTCGAAAACGGCGCGATCGGTGAGACAATCCGCGTCAGCAATGATCAGAGTCGCACTGTCGTTTCCGGCGTCGTCCTGGCCGATGGTCAGGTCGCCGTCGACGGCACGCCGCCGGCGCTTCGCTAG
- the flgG gene encoding flagellar basal-body rod protein FlgG, whose amino-acid sequence MRSLNIGATGMLAQQRNVEVISNNLANMNTTGFMRRRTEFQDLLYQNLRRVGSTSSENGEVVPTGVQIGLGVKLAGVYRIHAPGNLQATDNPFDLAIQGKGFFQVALPSGDTAYTRDGTFQLNADGEIVTHDGYVVQPAITVPQDAVDVTINASGEVLVKLDGQTALQNVGQLEIATFANDAGLEAIGSNLFLETAGSGAPVVGQPQAAGFGSILQGFLETSNVNAVEEITNLISAQRAYEMNSKVIQTSDDMLATISNIR is encoded by the coding sequence ATGAGATCGCTGAACATCGGGGCGACAGGAATGCTCGCCCAACAACGCAATGTCGAGGTGATCTCCAATAACCTCGCCAACATGAACACCACCGGCTTCATGCGCCGGCGGACGGAATTCCAGGATCTACTCTACCAGAACCTGCGGCGGGTCGGCTCGACGTCGTCGGAGAACGGCGAGGTGGTGCCGACGGGCGTGCAGATCGGCCTCGGCGTCAAGCTCGCTGGTGTCTATCGCATTCACGCGCCGGGAAACCTTCAGGCGACGGACAACCCGTTCGACCTCGCCATCCAGGGCAAGGGTTTCTTCCAGGTGGCGCTTCCGAGCGGTGATACCGCCTACACCCGCGACGGCACGTTTCAGCTCAATGCAGACGGCGAGATCGTCACCCACGACGGCTACGTCGTGCAGCCGGCTATCACCGTTCCGCAGGACGCCGTTGACGTGACGATCAACGCCAGCGGCGAAGTTCTCGTCAAGCTCGACGGCCAGACGGCGCTGCAAAACGTGGGTCAGCTCGAAATTGCCACCTTCGCCAACGATGCCGGCCTCGAAGCGATCGGCAGCAATCTGTTCCTTGAAACCGCCGGGTCCGGGGCGCCGGTGGTCGGCCAGCCGCAGGCCGCCGGATTCGGCAGTATCCTGCAGGGCTTCCTCGAGACCTCGAACGTCAATGCCGTCGAGGAAATCACCAACTTGATCTCCGCCCAGCGCGCCTACGAGATGAATTCGAAGGTCATTCAGACCTCGGACGACATGCTCGCGACGATCAGCAACATCCGATAG
- the flgF gene encoding flagellar basal-body rod protein FlgF: MENSILVALSRQDALQRNMDIVANNIANMNTTAFKAERMMFREYLAKPLVDGHRTGDPVSFVSDVASVRDHSEGGFEETGNDLDVAISGDGFLAVQTPLGERYTRNGHLRLDANGQLVTDHGMPVLARGGTPVQIGVTDTKIGIARDGSISSENGSLGQLRVVHFDDPDQMQAVEAGLYSSDETPKDVAQPLVLQGMLENSNVQPIMEMTRMIGVQRAYDQARTLVDREDERIRNMLRTYAE, from the coding sequence ATGGAAAACTCGATCCTGGTCGCCCTGTCCCGTCAGGACGCACTCCAGCGGAACATGGACATCGTCGCCAACAACATCGCCAACATGAACACCACGGCGTTCAAGGCGGAGCGGATGATGTTTCGTGAGTACCTCGCCAAGCCATTGGTGGACGGCCATCGTACCGGCGATCCCGTATCGTTCGTCAGCGACGTTGCCAGCGTTCGCGATCACTCCGAGGGTGGCTTCGAGGAAACTGGCAACGATCTCGACGTGGCGATTTCCGGCGACGGATTCCTCGCCGTGCAAACGCCCCTGGGCGAGCGCTACACCCGCAATGGTCATCTTCGCCTCGACGCCAATGGCCAGTTGGTGACCGATCACGGGATGCCGGTCCTGGCACGAGGCGGCACGCCGGTGCAGATCGGCGTTACCGATACGAAAATCGGGATCGCCCGCGACGGATCGATTTCAAGCGAGAACGGCAGCCTCGGCCAGCTGCGGGTCGTGCACTTCGACGATCCCGATCAGATGCAGGCCGTCGAGGCCGGGCTGTATTCAAGTGACGAAACCCCCAAGGACGTGGCTCAGCCGCTAGTCCTGCAGGGCATGCTCGAAAACTCCAATGTCCAGCCGATTATGGAGATGACCCGGATGATTGGGGTGCAACGCGCCTACGACCAGGCACGAACGCTCGTCGATCGCGAAGATGAGCGGATCCGCAACATGTTGCGGACTTATGCGGAATGA
- a CDS encoding flagellar basal body-associated FliL family protein — MANTAEADNTPEDGEDAGGAPKRGGKKRLFIIVGAVLLLAIGGGAGAFFMGVFDSAPAEGEQHADGTANGEHGAAPPPAPEPVYYAIPELVVSLNTGERRTTFLKVVVNLQLESPADEGRIEQEMPRILDYCQVYLRELRPDDLRGSAGSLRLREELLRRISTAVAPVPVRDVLFKDLFVQ, encoded by the coding sequence ATGGCGAATACCGCCGAAGCTGACAATACACCCGAAGACGGCGAAGACGCTGGCGGTGCGCCGAAGCGCGGCGGCAAGAAGCGACTATTCATCATCGTCGGTGCCGTCCTGCTGCTCGCGATCGGCGGCGGAGCCGGTGCCTTTTTTATGGGCGTCTTCGATTCCGCGCCGGCGGAGGGCGAACAACACGCCGATGGCACGGCGAACGGCGAACACGGTGCCGCGCCGCCACCTGCCCCGGAGCCGGTCTACTACGCCATACCGGAACTCGTCGTCAGCCTGAACACCGGCGAGCGGCGAACGACGTTTTTGAAGGTGGTCGTCAACCTGCAGCTTGAGAGCCCGGCTGACGAAGGGCGCATCGAGCAGGAGATGCCGCGGATTCTGGATTATTGCCAGGTCTATTTGCGTGAATTGCGCCCAGACGACCTGCGCGGCTCCGCCGGGAGCCTGCGCCTGCGCGAGGAGTTGCTGCGGCGAATTTCCACGGCTGTGGCCCCCGTTCCGGTCAGAGACGTGCTGTTCAAGGATCTTTTCGTGCAGTAG
- the fliM gene encoding flagellar motor switch protein FliM, translating to MAEPENDASTDDDLAAEWERSLAATEGNEDALEGAASGPQDTTRVLNQNEIDSLLGVDESEGGNLDGSGIQAILNSALVSYERLPMLEVVFDRLVRLMSTSMRNFTSDNVEVSLDSVASVRFGDYLNGVPLPAMMSVIKAEEWDNYGLITIDSALIYSIVDVLLGGRRGTAAMRIEGRPYTTIERSLVERMVHVVLSDLSAAFEPLSPVTFRFERLETNPRFATISRPSNAAIVARLRIDMEDRGGRVELLLPYATLEPVRELLLQMFMGEKFGRDSIWEAHLAQELWFTQVELTAVMAECQTTLADIFNLRVGSRIMFSATPDSAVRLHCSGVPMYTARMGRSGGQIAVQIENCVDPLRRNR from the coding sequence GTGGCCGAACCCGAAAACGACGCCAGCACCGATGACGATCTTGCCGCCGAGTGGGAGCGCTCGCTTGCCGCGACGGAAGGCAATGAAGACGCGCTCGAAGGTGCCGCGAGCGGACCGCAGGACACGACCCGCGTTCTAAATCAGAACGAGATCGACAGCCTGCTCGGCGTCGATGAATCGGAGGGCGGGAATCTCGACGGCTCGGGGATCCAGGCGATTCTCAACAGCGCGCTGGTTTCCTACGAACGACTGCCGATGCTCGAGGTCGTCTTCGACCGGCTGGTCCGCCTGATGTCGACGAGCATGCGCAATTTTACGTCCGATAACGTCGAAGTCTCGCTCGACAGCGTCGCCAGCGTGCGCTTCGGTGATTATCTCAACGGCGTGCCTCTGCCGGCAATGATGAGCGTTATCAAGGCGGAAGAATGGGATAACTATGGCCTGATCACTATCGATTCGGCGCTGATCTACTCGATCGTCGACGTCCTGCTCGGCGGTCGACGCGGCACCGCGGCGATGCGCATCGAAGGTCGTCCCTATACGACGATCGAACGCTCGCTCGTCGAGCGCATGGTGCATGTCGTGCTGTCCGATCTCAGCGCCGCGTTCGAACCGCTAAGCCCGGTGACGTTTCGCTTCGAGCGCCTGGAAACCAATCCCCGTTTCGCCACGATTTCGCGGCCATCGAATGCTGCGATCGTCGCGCGCCTGCGCATCGACATGGAGGATCGTGGCGGCAGAGTCGAACTGCTGCTGCCCTATGCCACGCTCGAGCCGGTCCGTGAACTTCTGCTGCAGATGTTCATGGGCGAGAAATTCGGCCGGGATTCGATCTGGGAAGCGCACCTGGCTCAGGAACTGTGGTTCACCCAGGTCGAATTGACCGCCGTCATGGCCGAATGCCAAACGACATTAGCGGACATCTTCAACCTGCGCGTTGGCAGCCGGATCATGTTTAGCGCAACGCCGGATAGCGCGGTGCGCCTGCACTGCTCCGGCGTGCCGATGTACACGGCGCGCATGGGACGTAGCGGCGGCCAGATCGCCGTACAGATTGAAAACTGCGTAGATCCATTGAGAAGGAACCGATGA
- a CDS encoding response regulator: protein MSVDRNIPILIVDDYKTMLRIIRNLLRQLDFQNVEEAGDGASALQMMESHDFGLVISDWNMEPMTGLQLLREVRKSAKLKNVPFIMITAESKTENVMAAKEAGVSNYIVKPFNAETLKAKISSVLGPI, encoded by the coding sequence ATGAGCGTTGATCGCAACATCCCTATCCTCATCGTCGACGACTATAAGACCATGCTGCGAATCATCCGTAATCTTCTCCGACAGCTCGACTTTCAGAATGTCGAGGAGGCCGGTGACGGCGCCAGCGCCTTGCAGATGATGGAGAGTCACGATTTTGGTCTGGTAATCTCCGATTGGAACATGGAGCCGATGACTGGACTGCAGTTGCTGCGCGAGGTCCGCAAGTCGGCCAAGCTCAAGAACGTGCCGTTCATCATGATCACCGCGGAAAGCAAGACCGAGAACGTCATGGCGGCGAAAGAAGCGGGTGTTTCCAATTACATCGTCAAGCCGTTCAACGCTGAGACGCTGAAGGCGAAAATCTCTTCGGTCCTCGGCCCGATCTGA
- a CDS encoding OmpA family protein has product MHADGDEANPEAETASPAWMITFADLISLMLTFMVMLFASADVDPQSPAWRQTVETLSESLDWIRRELPTATAGFSVDRAKPKPALDLGYLGMVLQTTLADEPSLASVRIENEGDRLIVALPEALLFASGSATLTFEARRVLAGLTRTLNDISNQISVDGRTDPLPPRSDGPFPSNWELSLARAVAVAEALKQGGLAGTIPCYGLADSRSDGLRDLSEDRRRALARRVDLVVFASVRDDR; this is encoded by the coding sequence ATGCACGCAGACGGCGATGAGGCGAACCCGGAGGCAGAAACGGCATCGCCGGCGTGGATGATCACCTTTGCCGATCTGATCTCGCTGATGCTGACGTTCATGGTGATGCTGTTTGCCTCCGCCGACGTTGATCCACAAAGTCCGGCGTGGCGGCAAACGGTTGAAACGCTTTCTGAAAGTCTCGACTGGATCAGGCGCGAACTACCGACGGCAACCGCCGGCTTTTCCGTCGACCGCGCCAAGCCGAAGCCGGCGCTCGATCTCGGTTATCTCGGCATGGTGCTGCAGACGACGTTGGCAGACGAGCCGTCGCTTGCCTCGGTGCGCATTGAAAACGAAGGGGACAGGCTCATCGTCGCCCTGCCCGAGGCGCTGCTGTTCGCGTCCGGCAGCGCCACGCTGACCTTTGAAGCGCGGCGCGTCCTTGCCGGGTTGACGCGGACGCTCAACGATATCAGCAATCAAATTTCCGTCGACGGTCGTACCGATCCTCTCCCACCGCGTAGTGATGGGCCATTTCCGTCCAACTGGGAGTTATCCCTCGCGCGCGCCGTCGCCGTGGCCGAGGCGCTCAAGCAGGGGGGGCTCGCTGGAACGATTCCCTGTTACGGGCTTGCCGACAGCCGCTCGGATGGGTTACGGGATCTGTCGGAGGATCGGCGACGGGCCCTTGCCCGTCGCGTCGACCTCGTCGTTTTTGCGAGCGTGAGGGATGATCGGTGA